One Synechococcus sp. CC9605 genomic window carries:
- a CDS encoding Hsp20/alpha crystallin family protein — protein sequence MLTLRQSPFDLFERLEQQLATAERVPNAEIRETETGYTVRLELPGVDRDSIDVKATDRNLVISAERTATGSDDSNALLLSEFRSGAWSRSFRFPHSLDRDQLKASYRDGILEINAGKAVEHTSVSVKIDG from the coding sequence ATGCTGACCCTTCGCCAATCCCCCTTCGATCTGTTCGAGCGACTCGAGCAGCAACTGGCCACCGCTGAGCGCGTTCCCAACGCCGAAATCCGCGAAACCGAAACCGGCTACACCGTGCGACTGGAACTGCCCGGGGTGGACCGCGACTCAATCGACGTCAAGGCCACCGATCGCAACCTGGTGATCAGCGCCGAACGCACAGCAACAGGCAGCGATGACAGCAACGCATTGCTGCTGAGCGAATTCCGCAGCGGCGCCTGGAGCCGCAGCTTCCGTTTCCCCCACAGCCTCGATCGCGACCAGCTCAAGGCTAGCTATCGGGACGGCATTCTTGAAATCAACGCCGGCAAAGCTGTGGAGCACACCAGTGTTTCCGTGAAAATCGACGGCTGA
- a CDS encoding HlyD family secretion protein has product MKLNPQKVTALVKQGSSNLVTTSRDLLRRFDPGAPQDATDLTTYDESILQQGRFWMRTVTWALIGSTVFGVAWLALARTEEIVVAPGQLEPIGSVQDIQMPVGGVADQILVQEGDRVEAGQVLMKLDTEASEEQRNSLEKTIKLKQEQLTLKEEEKRNTMQMNQEEVVMLENNLALQAEILERYEQLNAAGAFSEVQYLQQQNIVAETRGKLLQSKAERLRQIALLDQQTAQLKSELADLNGRLVESRVTLRYQQLRSPVDGVVFDLKPTSRGFTAQSTQTVMKVVPMGSLEAKVEVPSNKIGFVQVPQGCPDDRDACMSADISIDSFPASDFGVLKGKVIRIGSDALEPDPQEQRQELSFPVTIQLDDQQLKLKTGSSLPLQVGMSLTANIKLRKVSYLQLLLGEFQDKAESLQHL; this is encoded by the coding sequence ATGAAGTTGAATCCTCAAAAGGTGACGGCCCTCGTTAAGCAGGGCTCCAGCAACCTTGTCACCACATCACGTGACCTCCTGCGCCGCTTCGATCCTGGGGCTCCGCAAGACGCAACTGATCTCACGACCTACGACGAGTCGATCCTCCAGCAGGGTCGTTTCTGGATGCGCACCGTCACCTGGGCCCTGATCGGGAGCACTGTGTTCGGGGTGGCCTGGCTGGCCCTTGCACGCACCGAAGAAATTGTTGTTGCCCCTGGACAGTTGGAACCAATTGGTTCCGTTCAGGACATCCAGATGCCTGTGGGTGGTGTGGCCGATCAGATCCTTGTGCAGGAAGGTGATCGGGTGGAGGCTGGCCAGGTGCTGATGAAGCTGGACACCGAAGCCAGCGAGGAACAGCGCAACAGCCTGGAGAAGACGATCAAGCTCAAGCAAGAGCAATTGACGCTGAAGGAGGAGGAAAAACGCAACACCATGCAGATGAATCAGGAAGAAGTGGTGATGCTGGAGAACAATCTCGCGCTTCAGGCTGAAATTCTTGAGCGCTACGAACAGTTGAATGCCGCTGGCGCTTTTTCGGAGGTGCAGTACCTCCAACAGCAAAATATCGTTGCTGAAACCCGCGGCAAACTGTTGCAGAGCAAGGCAGAACGGCTGCGTCAGATTGCTCTGCTCGACCAACAGACGGCCCAGTTGAAGTCGGAGCTTGCCGATCTCAATGGGCGCTTGGTGGAGAGCAGGGTCACCCTGCGTTACCAGCAGCTGAGGTCGCCTGTTGATGGTGTGGTCTTTGATCTCAAGCCCACCTCACGTGGCTTTACGGCCCAATCCACCCAGACGGTGATGAAGGTGGTGCCGATGGGTTCGCTCGAAGCGAAGGTGGAGGTGCCGAGCAACAAGATCGGTTTCGTCCAGGTGCCGCAGGGTTGCCCTGACGATCGTGATGCCTGCATGTCCGCAGACATCAGCATCGACTCCTTCCCCGCCAGTGATTTCGGAGTTCTCAAGGGCAAAGTGATCCGCATTGGCTCCGATGCACTGGAGCCTGATCCTCAGGAGCAGCGTCAAGAACTCAGTTTCCCTGTCACGATTCAGCTGGATGATCAACAGCTCAAGCTCAAGACCGGATCGTCTCTACCCCTGCAGGTGGGCATGAGCCTGACAGCGAATATCAAGCTGCGCAAGGTGTCCTATCTGCAGCTTTTGCTAGGAGAATTTCAGGACAAAGCGGAATCGCTGCAGCATCTCTAA
- a CDS encoding peptidase domain-containing ABC transporter, producing MTQTPSFPLLEHPAFCGVSDASVSRLERECNVLRFDLGGQLSDPNEIPARILVILQGQARLVGRHNGRLTTVGKFGPGSVIGAASLLACSPCENVIAAEEVIACGISDELWRELYATEASFRHWCDQQLWPQELLKLLEALEQNTPEVESSALEKLEDALQTAERCSPDPAAVDAALAAGKLLFVTSAWGELTFGQPIRSSVDLPVCEPFSLRLVALPASGVSDKAQETMDDSSGSRVSASSIQDAEVLPPVSSFSPERNVVDSLRLIRADGSLQETLACFQMLAQLMKLPFRRDAIEKVLQDNLRRGLAPNLQLCGQLAASLGLHVMASRVPARAGTRLQVPSMLPWHGGFALAIASNERGLKLASPNQGIVTLAPDDLAEQFPEGIELLLMERSNSSPDQTFGPGWFWPALKRYRVVLIQVLAASFVVQLFTLANPLLIQVIIDKVISQRSLDTLQVLGIALVVVTILEGVLGSLKTFLFAETTNRIDQRLGAEVIDHLLRLPLGYFDRRPVGELGTRVAELEKIRNFLTGQALTTILDAAFSVIYIAVMLIYSWLLTLIALSVLPIQIGLTMLGAPLFRRQFRAAAEENAKTQSHLVEVLTGIQTVKAQNVEMVSRWRWQGFYSQYIARTFEKTITGTALNQTSQVLQKISQLMVLWIGASMVLNGDLTLGQLIAFRIISGYVTQPLLRLSTIWQNIQELRVSFERLADVIDTPEESDEVDKSKVMLPPLHGDVRFEKLSFRFRPGQPQVLKEVNLEIPAGTFVGIVGQSGSGKSTLMKLLPRLYAPEEGRILIDDYDIGKVELYSLRRQIGIVPQDPLLFSGSVSDNIALTNPEASSEEIVRAARLANAHDFIMDLPSGYSTPVGERGAALSGGQRQRVAIARTLLSNPKLLVMDEATSALDYETERKVFDNLLSSLNDRTVFFITHRLSTIRQADMIVMLHQGAVVEIGTHDDLISQRGRYYALYRQQESS from the coding sequence ATGACCCAGACACCGTCTTTTCCTTTGTTGGAGCATCCGGCGTTCTGTGGCGTCTCCGACGCCTCGGTCTCCAGGTTGGAGCGTGAATGCAACGTGTTGCGTTTTGATCTCGGGGGTCAGTTGTCTGATCCCAATGAGATCCCTGCTCGGATCCTGGTCATCCTCCAAGGCCAGGCCAGGCTGGTCGGACGTCACAACGGCCGACTCACCACGGTGGGCAAGTTCGGCCCGGGCAGTGTGATCGGAGCGGCCAGCCTTCTCGCATGTTCCCCCTGCGAGAACGTGATTGCCGCTGAGGAAGTGATTGCCTGCGGCATCTCTGATGAGCTGTGGCGTGAGCTCTACGCCACGGAAGCCTCATTCCGTCACTGGTGTGATCAACAACTCTGGCCCCAGGAGCTGCTCAAGCTGCTGGAAGCTCTGGAGCAGAACACCCCGGAAGTCGAGAGTTCTGCCCTCGAAAAGCTCGAGGATGCTTTGCAAACCGCAGAGCGTTGTTCTCCTGACCCCGCGGCGGTGGATGCGGCTCTGGCGGCTGGGAAGCTCCTCTTCGTCACAAGTGCCTGGGGTGAGCTGACGTTCGGTCAGCCCATCCGTTCATCCGTGGATCTGCCGGTTTGTGAGCCGTTTTCGCTGCGGTTGGTGGCTCTGCCGGCCTCTGGGGTTTCCGATAAAGCCCAAGAAACGATGGACGACAGCTCTGGCTCACGCGTCTCAGCTTCGTCCATCCAGGACGCAGAGGTGCTGCCCCCCGTCAGCAGCTTCAGTCCTGAGCGCAATGTTGTCGATAGCCTGCGTTTGATTCGGGCCGATGGTTCGCTTCAGGAAACCCTGGCCTGTTTCCAGATGCTGGCGCAGCTGATGAAGCTGCCGTTCCGCCGTGATGCGATCGAGAAAGTCCTGCAGGACAACCTCCGCCGCGGTCTTGCCCCCAATCTCCAGCTCTGTGGTCAGCTGGCGGCAAGCCTTGGACTGCATGTGATGGCGTCACGGGTGCCGGCTCGTGCCGGCACCCGGCTGCAGGTGCCGTCAATGCTGCCCTGGCATGGGGGATTCGCGCTGGCGATTGCCAGCAATGAGCGGGGGCTCAAGCTGGCCTCGCCCAACCAGGGCATTGTGACCTTGGCGCCGGATGATCTGGCCGAGCAGTTCCCTGAGGGGATCGAACTGCTGTTGATGGAACGATCCAACAGCAGCCCCGACCAGACATTTGGCCCCGGTTGGTTCTGGCCCGCCCTGAAGCGCTACCGCGTCGTGCTGATTCAGGTGTTGGCCGCCAGTTTTGTGGTCCAGCTGTTCACACTGGCCAACCCGTTGTTGATCCAGGTGATCATTGACAAGGTGATCAGCCAGCGCAGCCTCGACACCTTGCAGGTGCTGGGCATTGCCCTTGTGGTCGTCACGATCTTGGAAGGGGTGCTCGGCAGCCTCAAGACCTTTCTGTTTGCTGAAACCACCAACCGGATCGATCAGCGCCTCGGGGCTGAGGTGATCGATCACCTGTTGCGTCTGCCCCTGGGCTATTTCGACCGTCGCCCTGTGGGTGAACTCGGGACACGGGTGGCCGAACTGGAGAAGATCCGCAACTTCCTCACCGGTCAGGCCCTCACCACCATCCTCGATGCCGCCTTTTCCGTGATCTACATCGCGGTGATGCTGATCTACAGCTGGCTTCTCACCTTGATCGCCCTTTCGGTTCTGCCGATCCAGATAGGTTTGACCATGCTGGGGGCCCCCCTCTTCCGCCGTCAGTTTCGTGCTGCCGCAGAAGAAAACGCCAAGACCCAGAGCCATCTGGTGGAGGTGCTCACCGGCATTCAGACGGTGAAGGCCCAGAACGTGGAGATGGTCAGCCGCTGGCGCTGGCAGGGGTTTTATTCGCAGTACATCGCTCGCACCTTCGAGAAAACGATCACCGGCACAGCCCTGAATCAGACCAGCCAGGTGCTGCAGAAGATTTCTCAGCTGATGGTGCTCTGGATCGGTGCCTCCATGGTGCTGAATGGCGATCTAACCCTTGGCCAGCTGATCGCATTCCGGATCATCTCTGGGTACGTCACCCAGCCCTTGCTCCGTCTGTCCACGATCTGGCAGAACATCCAGGAACTGCGCGTCAGCTTTGAGCGGCTGGCGGATGTGATTGATACTCCGGAGGAATCCGATGAAGTTGATAAATCGAAGGTGATGCTGCCGCCGCTCCACGGAGATGTGCGGTTTGAAAAGCTCTCGTTCCGATTTCGTCCCGGGCAGCCCCAGGTGCTCAAGGAGGTGAATCTTGAGATCCCTGCTGGCACCTTTGTGGGCATTGTCGGCCAGAGCGGCAGTGGCAAGAGCACGTTGATGAAACTGCTGCCTCGGCTTTATGCGCCAGAGGAAGGCCGGATCTTGATTGACGACTACGACATTGGAAAGGTCGAGCTGTATTCCCTGCGTCGTCAGATCGGCATCGTCCCCCAGGACCCTCTGTTGTTCAGCGGAAGTGTGAGCGACAACATTGCGCTCACCAACCCGGAAGCCTCCAGTGAGGAGATAGTGCGGGCCGCACGTCTCGCCAATGCCCACGACTTCATCATGGATCTGCCCAGTGGCTACAGCACCCCTGTGGGTGAACGGGGTGCAGCACTCAGTGGGGGCCAGCGGCAGCGGGTTGCGATCGCCCGCACCTTGCTCAGCAACCCGAAGCTACTGGTGATGGACGAGGCCACAAGCGCCCTCGACTACGAGACCGAACGGAAGGTTTTCGACAACCTTCTCAGCAGCCTCAACGACCGCACCGTCTTTTTCATCACCCATCGTCTTTCGACTATTCGCCAGGCCGACATGATCGTGATGCTTCACCAGGGAGCTGTTGTTGAGATCGGCACCCACGACGACTTAATCAGCCAGCGCGGTCGCTACTACGCCCTTTACCGCCAGCAAGAGAGTTCCTGA
- a CDS encoding peptidylprolyl isomerase gives MIGVQGQALLARFSLLKPLVEQMVISEAIAQVEVSQEQLEQARHGLLHQRGFDGMAQWSELLETLGRSEEEVLERLRHSIRRRSLMRKRFAAKAEARFLERKNELDQVVYSLLRLKNSFLARELYLQIESGESNFADLAKRYAEGPERNTNGIVGPVSLTQAHPVLVEKLRVAQPGVLLEPFRISDWWLVVRLERYSPATFTDEVSDQMCQEMFDLWVDEETAASLNQLAPETSAPEATSAFTDFSVSR, from the coding sequence ATGATCGGCGTTCAGGGTCAGGCCCTGCTCGCTCGCTTCAGTCTGCTCAAGCCCTTGGTCGAGCAGATGGTGATCAGTGAGGCGATCGCCCAGGTCGAGGTCTCTCAAGAGCAGTTGGAGCAGGCTCGGCACGGCTTGCTCCATCAGCGTGGGTTTGATGGCATGGCCCAGTGGTCTGAGCTGCTGGAGACCCTGGGACGCAGCGAGGAGGAGGTTCTAGAGCGCCTTCGCCACAGCATCCGCCGTCGCAGCTTGATGAGGAAACGTTTCGCGGCCAAGGCGGAGGCCCGTTTTCTTGAACGCAAGAACGAACTGGATCAGGTCGTTTACAGCCTGCTTCGCCTCAAGAACAGCTTTCTGGCGCGAGAGCTCTATTTGCAGATCGAATCCGGTGAATCCAACTTCGCTGACCTGGCCAAGCGCTACGCCGAGGGGCCGGAGCGCAACACCAACGGCATCGTGGGTCCCGTGTCTCTGACCCAGGCGCATCCGGTTTTGGTGGAGAAGCTTCGGGTGGCTCAACCCGGGGTTCTGCTGGAACCCTTTCGGATTTCGGATTGGTGGCTGGTTGTGCGATTGGAGCGTTATTCGCCTGCCACGTTCACCGATGAGGTCTCCGACCAGATGTGCCAAGAGATGTTCGACCTCTGGGTTGATGAGGAAACTGCCGCCAGTTTGAACCAGCTGGCTCCCGAAACGTCGGCGCCGGAAGCCACCAGCGCCTTCACTGACTTCAGCGTCTCGCGATGA
- a CDS encoding NRAMP family divalent metal transporter, producing the protein MASSTLRRSIGPGILLAGACIGGSHLMSSTTAGARFGFALVGLILLTNLIKYPFLRVGTRFTAATGLSLLEGFQKRNPLYLPLYLVVSLVTGTFTISAVSFVAGLLLTNVPLLAGLDPYGLSIAVLVVSGLVLLLGHYRALDRLSKLLVVLLTLLTGIAAASLLIRGPVGDVAATWISTDPSPWNLANLAFLIPLMGWMPGPVEMCVWPSLWMFSRARDTEHTASPKEAEFDFNLGYGVTVVTAMFFVILGAFTMYGSGDGMLAGSGVSFAQKLIKLYTAAMGGWAAWVIIPAAFSAMFSTTLTCLDAYPRSIAAIQGLMRRHDTGDSAPGPMQRRFDIWVIVHFLAAVLALVVAKSGGIGVKDFVFGEMTGSFLTAPLFAWMAMDTINSSLVPVEHRYGRLTHAFCWFGLVFLSGFSLLFIGRFFLGLGG; encoded by the coding sequence ATGGCGTCATCGACGCTGCGACGCAGCATTGGACCAGGGATCCTCTTGGCCGGTGCCTGCATCGGTGGATCCCACTTGATGTCGTCCACTACGGCTGGAGCTCGATTCGGCTTTGCACTGGTGGGTCTGATCCTGCTCACCAACCTGATCAAGTACCCGTTCCTGCGCGTGGGCACCCGCTTCACAGCAGCCACCGGACTGTCGCTGCTGGAGGGTTTCCAGAAACGCAATCCCCTCTACCTGCCGCTGTATCTGGTGGTGAGCCTGGTGACGGGCACCTTCACCATCTCGGCGGTGAGTTTTGTGGCGGGACTGCTGCTCACCAACGTTCCCTTGCTGGCGGGACTGGACCCCTACGGACTGTCCATCGCCGTGCTGGTGGTGAGTGGCCTGGTGCTGTTGCTGGGGCACTACCGGGCGCTCGACCGTCTCTCCAAGCTGTTGGTGGTGCTGCTCACCCTGCTCACGGGGATCGCGGCCGCATCGCTGCTGATCCGAGGCCCTGTCGGGGATGTGGCGGCGACCTGGATCAGCACCGATCCCAGCCCCTGGAACTTGGCCAACCTGGCCTTCCTGATTCCTCTGATGGGCTGGATGCCCGGACCGGTGGAGATGTGCGTGTGGCCCTCGTTGTGGATGTTCTCCCGTGCGCGCGACACCGAGCACACCGCATCGCCGAAGGAAGCCGAGTTTGATTTCAACCTCGGCTACGGCGTCACTGTTGTGACCGCGATGTTTTTCGTGATCCTGGGTGCTTTCACGATGTACGGCAGTGGTGACGGAATGCTGGCCGGCAGTGGCGTGTCCTTCGCCCAGAAGCTGATCAAGCTCTACACCGCCGCCATGGGCGGTTGGGCGGCCTGGGTGATCATCCCGGCGGCTTTCTCCGCGATGTTCAGCACCACCCTCACCTGCCTGGATGCCTACCCCCGCAGCATTGCGGCGATCCAGGGCTTGATGCGCCGTCATGACACGGGTGATTCGGCTCCGGGGCCGATGCAGCGTCGCTTCGACATCTGGGTGATCGTGCATTTCCTGGCTGCTGTGCTGGCGCTGGTGGTGGCCAAGAGCGGCGGGATCGGTGTGAAGGATTTCGTCTTTGGGGAGATGACCGGCAGCTTTCTCACCGCTCCTTTGTTCGCCTGGATGGCGATGGACACGATCAACAGCTCCTTGGTCCCGGTGGAGCATCGTTACGGGCGGCTCACCCATGCCTTCTGCTGGTTCGGCCTGGTGTTTCTCAGTGGTTTCAGCCTGCTGTTCATCGGTCGCTTCTTTCTGGGCCTTGGTGGCTGA
- a CDS encoding diflavin flavoprotein, with the protein MVVAPAAPKLSLQCEAIGADTHTIRSLDWDRSRFDIEFGLRNGTTYNAFLVRGERTALIDTSHAKFRDTWIPLLKEQINPTAIDVLIVSHTEPDHSGLIGDLIDLNPEIEIVGSKVALQFLKDQVHRPFKSRAVKSGEELDLGTNPESGIQHRFEFLSAPNLHWPDTIFSFDHGSGILYTCDAFGLHYCSDDVFDADPGAIAPDFRFYYDCLMGPNARSVLQALKRMDGLPEINTIAVGHGPLLRHHLSHWISDYREWSGQRSKGESYAAVCYLSQYGFSDRISQAIAHGIGKADAQVQLLDLRATDPQELTALIGDAKAVVVPTWPAEPEPNLKASIGTLLAALHPKQLVGVYDAFGGNDEPIDAVADQLRSQGQKQAFSPLRIKQLPQGSDYQRCEESGTDLGQLLTKEKTIAAMKSLDGDLDKALGRISGGLYVVTASQGEGESKRRSAMVASWVNQASFTPPGLTIAVAKDRAIEALMQVGDRFVLNVLRQDNHQQLMRHFLKRFPPGADRFAGVNVLEGTADGGPVLADALAFLGCRVEQRMEGPDHWIIYAVVEQGNVADAEASTAVHHRKVGNHY; encoded by the coding sequence ATGGTCGTTGCTCCCGCTGCCCCGAAGCTGTCGCTGCAGTGCGAGGCCATCGGCGCCGACACCCACACGATTCGCTCCCTCGACTGGGACCGCAGCCGCTTCGACATCGAATTCGGCCTGCGCAACGGCACCACCTACAACGCCTTCCTGGTTCGGGGAGAACGCACCGCCCTGATCGACACCAGCCACGCCAAGTTCCGCGACACCTGGATCCCCCTGCTCAAGGAGCAGATCAATCCAACCGCGATCGATGTGTTGATCGTGAGCCACACCGAGCCCGACCACTCCGGCTTGATCGGTGACCTGATCGATCTCAATCCCGAGATCGAAATCGTGGGCTCGAAGGTGGCACTGCAGTTCCTCAAGGACCAGGTGCACAGGCCGTTCAAATCACGTGCGGTGAAGTCCGGCGAGGAATTGGATCTCGGCACCAATCCCGAGAGCGGCATCCAGCACCGCTTCGAATTCCTCAGTGCTCCGAACCTGCACTGGCCGGACACGATCTTTTCCTTCGATCACGGCAGCGGCATCCTCTACACCTGCGATGCCTTTGGCCTGCACTACTGCTCTGACGACGTCTTCGACGCCGATCCCGGCGCCATCGCCCCTGATTTCCGCTTCTATTACGACTGCCTGATGGGCCCCAACGCCCGCAGCGTGCTGCAGGCCCTCAAGCGCATGGATGGCCTGCCGGAGATCAACACCATCGCCGTGGGACACGGGCCGCTGTTGCGGCATCACCTCAGCCACTGGATCAGCGACTACCGCGAGTGGAGCGGCCAGCGCAGCAAGGGCGAAAGCTATGCCGCAGTTTGCTATCTGAGCCAGTACGGCTTCTCCGATCGGATTAGCCAGGCCATTGCCCATGGCATCGGCAAGGCGGATGCCCAGGTGCAGTTGCTGGACCTAAGGGCCACCGACCCCCAGGAACTCACCGCCCTGATCGGCGATGCCAAGGCTGTTGTGGTGCCGACCTGGCCTGCGGAACCTGAGCCGAATCTGAAGGCCTCCATCGGAACCCTGCTGGCGGCACTGCATCCCAAGCAACTGGTGGGGGTGTACGACGCTTTCGGTGGCAATGACGAACCAATCGACGCCGTCGCCGACCAACTGCGCAGCCAGGGACAGAAGCAAGCCTTCAGTCCGCTGCGCATCAAACAGCTGCCCCAGGGCAGCGATTACCAACGCTGCGAGGAGTCCGGCACTGACCTGGGCCAACTGCTGACCAAGGAGAAGACGATCGCGGCGATGAAAAGCCTCGATGGCGACCTCGACAAAGCCCTGGGTCGCATCAGCGGAGGCCTCTACGTGGTGACCGCCAGCCAGGGGGAGGGCGAGTCGAAGCGCCGCAGCGCCATGGTGGCCAGCTGGGTGAACCAGGCCAGCTTCACCCCACCGGGCCTCACCATCGCGGTCGCCAAAGACCGCGCGATCGAAGCCTTGATGCAGGTGGGAGACCGCTTCGTGCTGAACGTCCTACGGCAAGACAACCATCAGCAACTGATGCGCCATTTCCTCAAGCGCTTCCCTCCCGGTGCCGATCGTTTTGCTGGTGTGAACGTTCTGGAGGGAACCGCCGATGGCGGGCCGGTGCTCGCCGATGCGTTGGCATTTCTGGGCTGCCGGGTGGAGCAACGGATGGAGGGCCCCGACCACTGGATCATCTATGCCGTGGTGGAGCAGGGCAACGTGGCCGATGCCGAGGCCAGCACTGCGGTGCATCACCGAAAGGTGGGCAACCACTACTGA
- a CDS encoding diflavin flavoprotein, with amino-acid sequence MTSTATTRRTIQLPIDDGVIGLRGLSPQRHRFELEYALERGSTANSVLFEAGDGAPAVLVHPPGMAYSAAFLPVLADALPSCDALLVVVGHVNPNRVALLRELAETYAGLELIVSNPGAKLIEELWSQRKPAPPGETSEQPPLPDLPPLRVIRHEQPLPLSHQRSLMLLPAPTPRWPGGLLAFEESLGLLMSDKFFSAHLCTDSWAERNRSSTEEERRHFYDCLMAPMARQVDALVERLEELDIRTIAPGHGPAIEASWRSLLNDYRRWGEGQQTASLTVALLFASAYGNTAAIADALARGVSRTGIRVSSLNCEFTPADELVSTVQQADAVLIGSPTLGGHAPTPIVSALGTLLAEGDRSKPVGVFGSFGWSGEAVDLLETKLRDGGFSFGFEPIRVKFSPDAARVKELEETGTRFARQLLQSQKRAQRRSAGGLSESRSDPAVLALGRVIGSLCVLTTRKADLSGAMVASWVSQASFNPPGITVAVAKDRAVEALLHKGDRFALNVLAEGRETALMKQFLQPFEPGADRFAGLELDTSPAEQPLLPDALAWLDGKVSQRMECGDHWLIYAEVDHGGVLDAEGSTAVHQRRSGANY; translated from the coding sequence GTGACCAGCACCGCAACCACGCGTCGCACGATCCAGCTGCCGATCGACGATGGGGTCATTGGTCTGCGCGGTCTGAGCCCCCAGCGGCACCGCTTCGAACTGGAATATGCCCTGGAGCGGGGCAGCACTGCCAACAGCGTGCTGTTTGAAGCCGGTGATGGCGCCCCGGCCGTGCTGGTCCACCCTCCCGGCATGGCCTACAGCGCGGCCTTCCTGCCGGTGCTTGCCGACGCCCTGCCCAGCTGCGACGCGCTGCTGGTGGTGGTGGGCCACGTCAACCCCAACCGCGTTGCCCTGCTGAGGGAACTGGCGGAGACCTATGCCGGTCTGGAACTGATCGTCTCCAACCCGGGCGCCAAGTTGATCGAGGAGCTGTGGAGCCAACGCAAGCCGGCCCCTCCCGGTGAGACGAGCGAGCAACCACCACTGCCAGACCTGCCGCCGCTGCGGGTCATCCGCCACGAGCAACCACTTCCCCTCAGCCATCAGCGCAGCTTGATGCTGCTGCCAGCCCCAACCCCCCGCTGGCCGGGCGGATTGCTGGCGTTCGAGGAAAGCCTGGGCCTGCTGATGAGCGACAAGTTCTTCAGTGCCCACCTCTGCACGGACAGCTGGGCCGAACGCAACCGCAGCAGCACCGAAGAAGAGCGCCGTCACTTCTATGACTGCCTGATGGCCCCCATGGCCCGTCAGGTGGATGCCCTGGTGGAACGGCTCGAAGAACTCGACATCCGCACCATCGCACCGGGCCATGGTCCGGCGATTGAAGCCAGTTGGCGCAGCCTGCTGAATGATTACCGCCGCTGGGGCGAAGGCCAGCAAACCGCCAGCCTGACGGTGGCCCTGCTGTTCGCCAGCGCCTACGGCAACACCGCAGCCATTGCCGACGCTCTGGCCCGCGGGGTCAGCCGCACCGGCATCCGGGTGAGCAGCTTGAACTGCGAATTCACCCCCGCCGATGAACTGGTGAGCACGGTCCAGCAGGCCGATGCCGTGTTGATCGGCTCACCAACCCTGGGGGGCCATGCCCCTACACCGATCGTCTCAGCCCTGGGAACCCTGTTGGCGGAGGGGGATCGCAGCAAGCCCGTGGGAGTGTTCGGCAGCTTCGGCTGGAGCGGCGAGGCGGTGGATCTGCTGGAAACGAAGCTGCGGGATGGCGGCTTCAGCTTTGGCTTCGAGCCGATCCGGGTGAAGTTCAGTCCGGATGCTGCCCGGGTGAAGGAGCTGGAGGAAACCGGCACCCGTTTCGCCCGCCAGCTGCTGCAGAGTCAGAAACGGGCGCAACGGCGCAGTGCAGGGGGCTTGAGCGAAAGCCGCAGCGATCCAGCGGTGCTGGCGTTGGGCCGTGTGATCGGCTCCCTCTGTGTGCTCACCACCCGCAAAGCCGATCTGAGCGGCGCCATGGTGGCCAGCTGGGTGAGTCAGGCCAGCTTCAATCCCCCCGGCATCACCGTGGCCGTGGCCAAGGACCGTGCTGTGGAAGCACTGCTGCACAAGGGCGATCGCTTCGCCTTGAACGTGCTGGCCGAAGGGCGCGAAACCGCCTTGATGAAGCAGTTCCTGCAACCGTTCGAACCCGGTGCCGATCGCTTTGCAGGCCTTGAGCTGGACACCAGCCCCGCCGAGCAGCCGTTGCTGCCGGATGCCCTGGCCTGGCTGGACGGCAAGGTGAGCCAGCGGATGGAATGCGGCGACCACTGGCTGATCTACGCCGAAGTGGATCACGGCGGGGTGCTGGATGCGGAGGGCAGCACCGCGGTGCACCAACGCCGCAGCGGAGCCAACTACTGA
- a CDS encoding rubrerythrin family protein, producing the protein MDVSKPSTHANLEAACGGESMANRKYLFFSEVAKQLGHKDLAKLFRDTAAQETEHAFAHFRLLHPELVVRDPEQLSDEEKQAILSRCLELAIEGETYEYTTMYPEFAAQARQDRDSGAEAEFAEQSSESKEHAGLFRTAAKNFGLLTPIEQHHAETYGVALKALQGKGSAGQADQPIPGKWICKECSMIYDPAEGDPDSGIAAGTPFEAIPDDWHCPICGARKASFVPYREAELKAA; encoded by the coding sequence ATGGACGTCTCCAAGCCCTCCACCCACGCCAACCTCGAGGCTGCTTGCGGCGGCGAGAGCATGGCCAACCGCAAATACCTGTTCTTCTCAGAGGTGGCCAAACAACTGGGCCACAAAGACCTGGCCAAGCTGTTTCGGGACACCGCAGCGCAGGAAACGGAACACGCCTTTGCCCACTTCCGCCTGCTGCACCCTGAGCTGGTGGTGAGAGATCCCGAGCAGCTCAGCGACGAGGAGAAGCAGGCCATCCTGAGCCGCTGCCTGGAGCTGGCGATTGAAGGCGAAACCTACGAGTACACAACGATGTATCCGGAGTTCGCCGCCCAGGCCCGGCAGGACCGGGACAGCGGAGCCGAAGCTGAATTCGCCGAGCAAAGCAGCGAGTCGAAGGAGCATGCCGGCTTGTTCCGCACCGCCGCCAAGAACTTCGGCCTGTTGACCCCGATCGAGCAGCATCACGCCGAAACCTATGGCGTTGCCCTCAAGGCCCTGCAAGGCAAAGGCAGTGCAGGCCAGGCCGATCAACCGATCCCGGGCAAGTGGATCTGCAAGGAGTGCTCGATGATCTACGACCCGGCCGAGGGGGATCCGGATTCCGGCATCGCCGCAGGGACCCCGTTTGAAGCGATTCCCGACGATTGGCACTGCCCGATCTGCGGCGCCCGCAAAGCCAGCTTCGTTCCCTACCGCGAAGCCGAGTTGAAGGCGGCCTGA